From a single Populus nigra chromosome 18, ddPopNigr1.1, whole genome shotgun sequence genomic region:
- the LOC133678322 gene encoding uncharacterized protein LOC133678322, whose product MDSSGGCCIARYSSVGGGNGMSKVDRIMLRFRPIAPKPATATSGSSVSGGGSSPEMSDVSPRSGRGKRKYNNTSKGTNSKKCNSGGNRKRKVLGEEKKAVVDSVVTLPLLPEIPDRKDFGTKELKTEVFPGSVSPKPVKSKWLSFDGKVKDQAGHQNHTVGFGVSADQTVVMPRVVNIVGSCVTVECVTDTWVDLDGLGRTDDEKKINMEKDTCPGFISDGYGRVTWENEAYRKMVGQGEGGDHQVFVWLAMKEKVPMKVTIAGHKAFTCRVKVQYQKHDTCRVNGKEKISIVTVPCDVWRMDSGCFAWRLDVKTALCLGR is encoded by the coding sequence atggataGTAGCGGAGGGTGTTGTATTGCAAGATATTCAAGTGTTGGAGGAGGGAACGGCATGTCAAAGGTGGACCGAATCATGTTAAGGTTCAGGCCAATAGCGCCTAAACCAGCCACGGCCACCTCTGGTTCATCTGTTTCAGGTGGTGGGTCATCGCCAGAAATGAGTGACGTCAGCCCTAGGTCTGGAAGAGGCAAGAGAAAGTACAATAATACCAGCAAGGGTACGAATAGCAAGAAGTGTAATAGTGGTggtaatagaaaaagaaaggtttTAGGTGAAGAGAAGAAGGCGGTGGTCGATTCTGTCGTAACTCTGCCTCTTTTGCCGGAAATACCTGATCGGAAAGATTTCGGGACGAAAGAACTCAAGACTGAAGTGTTTCCGGGTTCCGTTTCGCCGAAGCCAGTAAAAAGTAAATGGCTTAGTTTTGATGGCAAAGTGAAAGATCAAGCTGGCCATCAGAATCACACGGTCGGCTTTGGTGTGTCAGCGGATCAGACGGTTGTGATGCCACGAGTGGTGAATATAGTGGGATCGTGTGTTACAGTTGAATGCGTAACTGACACGTGGGTGGATTTGGATGGTTTAGGGCGTACAGATGATGAGAAGAAGATTAATATGGAGAAGGACACGTGCCCAGGGTTTATATCTGACGGTTATGGGAGGGTGACGTGGGAAAATGAGGCTTATAGGAAGATGGTGGGCCAAGGGGAGGGAGGAGATCATCAGGTGTTTGTGTGGTTGGCGATGAAGGAGAAAGTGCCGATGAAGGTCACCATAGCAGGTCACAAGGCTTTCACATGCAGGGTTAAGGTGCAGTACCAGAAGCACGACACGTGTAGGGTTAATGGGAAGGAGAAGATTTCAATCGTTACGGTGCCGTGTGATGTGTGGAGAATGGACAGTGGTTGTTTTGCATGGAGATTGGACGTCAAGACTGCTCTTTGTTTGGGCCGGTaa
- the LOC133677866 gene encoding transcription factor GTE10-like, which produces MAPTVPIEFIGQKELKTCWLSQPMGKSRKFSKGHSSGFVPDYRHAAETMAESEGFGSSGRVDTEMTASGDSFAPKRKCISLNVDGYDTFGVPSQILSLSKMSRAERKDLEIRLKNDLEQVRILHRKVASLSSNTVLLSPSSDTRSCSDGQKRLPLEGVHRSFEVSAPKSKKRAPPGRNGARSKKGTSGRFEPVRSAAPLGITNAMLMKQCETLLNRLMTHQFGWIFNTPVDVVKMNIPDYFTIIKHPMDLGTVKSRIISGEYSSPLGFAADVRLTFANAMKYNPPGNDFHFMAETLSKFFEVRWKVIEKKIPVTADVEPVPSRADVRMEMETTAHIEKETTTDTPPLKKKKITPSDNKVKPEPIRKVMTNEERQKLSLELEALLAELPENIIEFLKEHSGNAGQTGEDEIEIDIDALGDDILFNLRKLLDNYLLEKQKNQSKAEPCEMEIINESGISNSSLQPCKGNDTAEEDIDIVGGNDPPISSYPPEKIEKEAAHKNSKCSSRSSSNSESGSSSSDSDSGSESGSESDAVKASGPINATEEKMEPGENVVQKRSHLGDPAVRNQSVDGLAQVELDTEGKPVAAEADGHQEGESAPPERQVSPEKLYRAALLRNRFADTILKAREKALEKGEKRDPEKLRKEKEEFERRQKEEKARLQAEAKAAEEARRKAEAEAAAEAKRQRELEREAARQALIQMEKTVDINENCQFMEDLEMLRIAHHDEQLPSFIEETSPDHSQNGLGSFKLQGSNPLEQLGLYMKEDDEDEEEVVEPPSSVPDLTKDVEEGEID; this is translated from the exons ATGGCACCTACTGTTCCTATAGAGTTTATTGGACAGAAGGAATTGAAAACGTGTTGGCTTTCACAACCAATGGGGAAATCAAGGAAGTTCTCCAAAGGGCACTCCTCTGGATTTGTTCCAGATTACCGGCATGCTGCTGAGACCATGGCTGAATCAGAAGGGTTTGGGAGCTCTGGACGTGTTGACACCGAGATGACAGCATCAGGAGATTCCTTTGCTCCCAAGAGGAAGTGCATTAGTTTGAATGTGGACGGGTATGATACATTTGGTGTACCATCACAAATCCTGTCATTGTCTAAGATGTCAAGAGCGGAGAGGAAGGATTTGGAAATTAGGTTGAAAAATGACCTTGAACAAGTCAGAATCCTCCATAGGAAAGTGGCTTCATTGAGTTCAAATACAGTTCTGTTATCGCCCTCTAGTGATACTCGGAGTTGCAGTGATGGCCAAAAGAGGCTTCCTCTAGAAGGTGTCCACAGGTCATTTGAAGTATCAGCTCCCAAGAGTAAGAAAAGGGCTCCTCCAGGTCGGAATGGGGCTCGATCAAAAAAGGGTACATCAGGGCGTTTTGAGCCAGTGAGGTCAGCTGCTCCACTTGGTATAACTAATGCTATGTTGATGAAACAGTGTGAAACATTACTAAATCGTTTGATGACACATCAGTTTGGTTGGATTTTCAATACTCCTGTTGATGTGGTGAAAATGAACATACCAGACTACTTCACTATCATTAAACACCCAATGGATTTGGGTACAGTGAAGAGCAGGATTATTTCTGGTGAATATTCAAGTCCATTGGGATTTGCTGCAGATGTGCGACTTACTTTCGCAAATGCAATGAAGTATAACCCCCCTGGAAATGATTTCCATTTCATGGCCGAGACCCTTAGTAAATTCTTTGAAGTTAGATGGAAAGTTATTGAGAAGAAGATTCCTGTTACCGCTGATGTAGAACCAGTGCCATCAAGAGCTGATGTGCGTATGGAAATGGAAACAACTGCTCATATAGAAAAGGAAACCACTACTGATACTCCacctttgaaaaagaaaaaaattacaccgAGTGACAATAAGGTCAAACCAGAGCCCATCAGGAAAGTCATGACAAATGAGGAGAGACAGAAGTTGAGCTTGGAGTTGGAGGCATTGCTCGCTGAATTGCCTGAAAACATTATTGAATTCCTAAAAGAGCATAGTGGAAATGCTGGCCAGACTGGCGAGGATGAGATTGAGATTGATATTGATGCTCTCGGTGATGATATATTGTTCAACTTACGGAAACTCTTAGATAACTATTTACTGGAGAAACAGAAAAACCAATCAAAAGCTGAACCATGTGAAATGGAG ATTATTAACGAGTCAGGGATTAGCAATTCATCATTGCAACCATGCAAAG GCAATGATACCGCTGAAGAAGATATAGATATTGTTGGTGGGAATGATCCTCCTATTTCAAGCTACCCTCcagaaaagatagaaaaagagGCGGCTCATAAAAACAGTAAATGTAGCAGTCGAAGTAGCTCCAATAGTGAATCGGGCTCATCTTCAAGTG ATTCAGATTCTGGCAGTGAATCTGGTAGTGAATCTGATGCAGTTAAAGCATCTGGTCCCATTAATGCTACTGAG GAAAAAATGGAACCTGGAGAAAATGTAGTCCAAAAGAGAAGTCATCTTGGTGATCCAGCTGTCAGAAATC AATCTGTTGATGGGCTGGCCCAAGTTGAGCTGGATACTGAGGGTAAGCCAGTTGCAGCCGAGGCAGATGGCCACCAAGAGG GGGAGAGTGCTCCACCTGAGAGGCAAGTCTCTCCTGAAAAGCTCTATCGTGCAGCTTTGTTGAGGAACCGTTTTGCTGACACCATACTTAAAGCTCGAGAAAAGGCGCTTGAAAAG GGTGAAAAGCGTGATCCTGAGAAATTGCGGAAGGAGAAGGAGGAATTTGAAAGAAGGCAAAAGGAAG AAAAAGCTCGGTTACAGGCAGAAGCTAAGGCTGCTGAAGAGGCTCGAAGGAAAGCTGAAGCTGAAGCTGCCGCTGAAGCCAAAAGGCAGAGGGAACTGGAAAGGGAAGCTGCACGTCAGGCATTGATACAG atggaaaagactgttgatATCAATGAGAACTGTCAGTTTATGGAAGACTTAGAAATGCTTAGGATTGCCCATCATGATGAACAGCTTCCAAGTTTCATAGAGGAAACAAGCCCTGATCATTCTCAAAATGGGCTGGGTAGTTTCAAGCTTCAGGGTAGTAACCCACTAGAGCAACTAGGATTATACATGAAGGAAGATGACGAAGACGAAGAGGAAGTAGTTGAACCACCCTCTAGTGTTCCAGATCTAACGAAAGATGTTGAGGAGGGAGAAATTGATTGA
- the LOC133678175 gene encoding uncharacterized protein LOC133678175: MATSAFKSTTKRAPIGNDKNDRPSASAHRRSRSLSRFSRPIPSNFSDDAPMPSRGRFVNTERGSGVPDMSLDDLAIQLFSSGDRGRSSGFRNGDVSDGERVVSGSQRRGRSVSRQDSESNSNSKSYSGGAKGNSDGNNSRRRRSVSVVRYQISDSESDLDHSQNSRNHANPRRHSNGNNQVPLSNKTLASNHRPGLRRSLSQKDLKYHDGYSSHSSSLTDDEGKDASSNKNGFERTIRTVYAQKKAEHPTGEDMNSGLYEAMRKELRHAVEEIKMELEHSRGKTNADCLQSGKSNVFQAGSTIRRNHAAKSEQSEKRKQDLLAKLLLEEQHGRDISKIVKELLSEPKNTVVEKPSRARKRSNDRSRMSKRLTEEAEKYFEDFISNVEDTDISSLDGERSDTSSTLGGITKTETFRSPVISKSRPIEMDGVALPWLLWETSNDASPLSIKNKELPSTPKSNLWDAVQEATPVQDLSMHSISSHGSWSPGLADGHSTNINELEGTKFGELESYESQILSGRTRLQFDVDEYLKRPSDEDFLFERWKQQQRIHSGGLLLCNQMFF, translated from the exons atggcAACCTCGGCTTTCAAATCCACGACAAAGAGAGCACCAATCGGCAACGACAAGAACGACAGGCCGTCTGCCTCTGCTCACCGGCGGTCAAGGAGTCTCAGCCGGTTCTCCCGACCGATTCCATCCAACTTCTCCGACGATGCTCCGATGCCGTCGAGAGGGAGGTTCGTGAACACGGAGAGAGGATCGGGAGTCCCGGATATGAGTCTTGACGATCTCGCTATTCAGTTGTTCAGTTCAGGTGATCGAGGGAGGTCTTCGGGTTTTAGAAATGGTGACGTCAGCGATGGGGAGAGAGTTGTGAGTGGGTCCCAAAGGAGAGGGAGGTCTGTATCGAGGCAAGACAGTGAAAGTAATAGTAACAGTAAGAGTTACAGTGGTGGTGCGAAGGGGAATTCAGACGGTAATAATTCGAGGAGAAGACGTTCTGTTTCTGTGGTTAGATATCAAATTAGTGATTCtgag AGTGATCTAGATCATTCTCAGAATTCAAGAAATCATGCTAATCCGAGGCGTCACAGTAATGGAAACAACCAGGTCCCTTTATCAAATAAGACACTGGCTTCAAATCACAGACCTGGACTGAGAAGGTCTCTTAGCCAGAAAGATTTAAAGTATCATGATGGCTACTCG AGCCATTCATCAAGCCTAACTGATGATGAAGGAAAGGATGCTTCTTCCAATAAAAACGGGTTCGAGAGAACGATAAGGACAGTTTATGCACAGAAGAAG GCAGAGCATCCCACCGGTGAGGATATGAATAGTGGGCTGTATGAAGCAATGAGAAAAGAACTTAGGCATGCAGTTGAAGAGATCAAGATGGAGCTTGAACAT TCTAGGGGGAAAACAAATGCAGACTGCTTGCAATCTGGAAAGTCTAATGTTTTTCAGGCTGGTTCTACTATCAGAAGGAATCATGCAGCAAAATCAGAACAG TCCGAGAAGCGTAAACAAGACCTATTAGCAAAACTACTGTTGGAGGAGCAACATGGTAGAGATATCTCGAAGATTGTGAAAGAATTGCTTTCTGAACCGAAGAACACTGTGGTAGAGAAGCCATCACGAGCCCGAAAG AGGAGTAATGACAGAAGTAGGATGTCTAAACGATTGACTGAAGAGGCAGAGAAATACTTTGAGGACTTCATTTCAAATGTTGAAGATACAGATATTTCATCTTTGGATGGGGAGAGGAGTGATACAAGCTCAACCTTGGGAGGAATAACAAAGACAGAAACTTTTCGAAGCCCAGTGATATCCAAGTCTCGACCTATAGAAATGGATGGGGTTGCTCTGCCCTGGTTACTATGGGAAACTTCTAATGATGCCTCTCCTctatccataaaaaataaggagCTACCATCAACTCCAAAAAGTAATTTATGGGATGCTGTGCAG GAAGCAACGCCTGTTCAAGATTTAAGCATGCACTCCATCAGTAGCCATGGAAGCTGGAGCCCAGGACTTGCAGATGGCCATTCAACAAATATTAACGAACTTGAAGGGACTAAATTTGGAGAACTTGAAAGCTACGAAAGCCAAATTTTGTCCGGAAGAACAAGGTTACAGTTTGATGTTGACGAGTATCTGAAGCGGCCAAGTGATGAAGATTTTCTCTTTGAAAGATGGAAGCAACAACAGAGAATTCATTCAGGTGGTCTCCTGCTCTGTAACCAAATGTTTTTCTAG